In Pseudobacter ginsenosidimutans, the following are encoded in one genomic region:
- a CDS encoding DUF5017 domain-containing protein, whose translation MKFTITYIVLLTLLITSCAKVKTPEPNLTVTTSSNTYKAGDTVTFNFAGNPDNIIFYSGEIGHNYEYRKRTKASNDLQIQFRSFVSFGVIAQNLQLMVSNNFNGTADQENLEKATWTDISHLATWSAGADQVNSGVISLKPYEGTDENSVMYVAFRYTDTQKAQGQNRWVIRTFSADNVTPEGASTNLAVMSTAGWKAVNIKNAASVWTITSAQLLMYGGAATQPDNEDWVITKAFDSKTVQPDAGIALKNISKTMDSYSYVFNTPGTYRVVFESSAVRYNGENRKVNELTLTITP comes from the coding sequence ATGAAATTCACAATCACATATATCGTATTGCTGACGCTGCTGATCACAAGCTGCGCAAAGGTGAAAACACCTGAGCCCAATCTTACTGTCACCACCAGCTCCAACACTTACAAAGCGGGTGATACCGTCACTTTCAACTTTGCAGGCAATCCGGATAATATCATTTTCTATTCAGGTGAGATCGGACATAATTATGAATACAGGAAACGCACCAAGGCTTCCAATGACCTGCAGATCCAGTTCAGAAGCTTTGTATCCTTCGGCGTGATTGCACAGAACCTGCAACTGATGGTGTCCAATAATTTCAATGGTACAGCAGACCAGGAAAATCTGGAAAAAGCTACATGGACAGATATCTCCCACCTGGCAACCTGGTCAGCCGGGGCCGACCAGGTGAACTCCGGCGTGATCAGCCTCAAACCCTACGAAGGCACAGATGAAAATTCCGTGATGTATGTGGCCTTCCGTTACACAGACACGCAGAAAGCGCAGGGACAGAACCGCTGGGTGATCAGAACCTTCAGTGCAGACAACGTAACACCTGAAGGAGCATCCACCAACCTGGCCGTGATGAGCACTGCCGGCTGGAAAGCAGTGAACATCAAGAACGCAGCATCGGTATGGACCATCACTTCCGCACAACTGCTGATGTATGGCGGAGCTGCCACGCAGCCCGACAATGAGGATTGGGTGATCACCAAAGCTTTCGATTCAAAAACAGTACAACCCGATGCCGGCATTGCGCTGAAGAATATCAGTAAAACAATGGACAGCTATAGCTATGTTTTCAATACCCCCGGCACCTACCGCGTGGTATTTGAATCCTCCGCTGTACGCTACAACGGAGAAAATAGAAAAGTAAACGAGCTCACCCTTACCATTACCCCATAA
- a CDS encoding glycoside hydrolase family protein, with translation MMRLLQIQILLLLVFPAFTSGQGISLKNNRLDLQWTKDASGFKLSRLAVSSPQGWQGISNANGAYTLLYSQAKPDVTPEKLLDEKGQEIIFPEAHYRYLIPVWKQSISPVELNTAGEAIQFFPSSAVQTANEILFTQENEKAFITSLWSFDPAFANDVKVEIRIIAKQAGHFSMASPSLASLNKNHFKWATVPGVFQGNAIEKKFINAFAYGQGIPERPVVVRERTASTLAPMVTTSGNITLAVIPEPGTGRDPWAKNEKTNSDWLIGLSVMNRNAELMPTLYHPVLGEKKSWLNAGDSIVFRFRYSIQPENWYPVFKHAVNDVYQFNHFLHLKRTRQSLTNRLLGMHRYLVNDSLSLWRLDDFKGMTIGAQDYLGGVYGSDKDAMKNADYGAMWMLGKITEDGTLLTTRLPYARNFKLMQQHTDTGFFHGAAAGQYYLHKSNQFTEEWGDYSEPVGSTFYMLCDIGNVLLFEKNDTALRTALRISADKLLQWMGPNGQWQVAYDNKTQQPLFTDVQDLRPTFYGMIVAYQVLKDPKYLAAAKLGADWYITNAVERGRFLGTCGDARFVPDFATGQSAQALLDLYDITKEEKYKKAAIDVATIYTASVYTHPVPTTQQKTVNGITREDWEISQVGLSFEHGGVIGSANHRGPIMLASHAGMFVRLFSLTKDSLFLNMARAAALGRDAFVDSATSVASYYWDVMNKGAGPYPHHAWWQIGWITDYLLSEVRMRSNGKVEFPRGFITPKVGPHQTYGFADGKIYGSNASLLLKEGMLTIADPYTDYFTAIDTKGKKLFLLVMNNDDEARKVNIALDPAKVIKGKKIKLVKTIVQSDKHATPLNNSGKWSISLPPYGLKVIAITYR, from the coding sequence ATGATGCGTCTTTTGCAAATACAGATCCTGTTGCTCCTTGTTTTTCCTGCGTTCACCAGCGGGCAGGGTATTTCATTGAAGAATAACCGCCTGGATCTGCAGTGGACGAAAGACGCATCGGGCTTCAAACTCAGCAGGCTGGCTGTTTCCAGCCCACAGGGCTGGCAGGGGATCAGTAACGCCAACGGCGCTTATACCCTGCTTTATTCTCAGGCAAAACCTGATGTAACGCCGGAAAAACTGCTGGACGAAAAAGGACAGGAGATCATTTTCCCGGAGGCGCATTACCGTTATCTCATTCCCGTTTGGAAACAATCCATTTCCCCTGTTGAATTGAACACTGCAGGAGAAGCTATTCAGTTCTTTCCTTCCTCAGCAGTTCAAACTGCCAATGAGATCCTGTTCACACAGGAAAATGAAAAAGCATTCATTACATCACTATGGAGCTTCGATCCGGCATTTGCCAATGATGTAAAAGTGGAAATCAGGATCATAGCAAAACAGGCAGGCCATTTCTCGATGGCCAGCCCCAGTCTTGCTTCGCTGAACAAGAACCATTTCAAATGGGCTACCGTTCCGGGCGTATTCCAGGGTAATGCCATTGAAAAGAAATTCATCAATGCATTTGCCTACGGGCAGGGAATTCCTGAAAGGCCAGTGGTAGTGAGAGAGCGCACAGCTTCCACACTCGCACCAATGGTGACCACCAGCGGGAATATCACCCTGGCCGTGATCCCCGAGCCGGGTACCGGCAGGGATCCCTGGGCTAAAAATGAAAAAACGAACTCAGACTGGCTGATCGGATTATCCGTGATGAACCGCAATGCGGAGCTCATGCCAACTCTGTACCATCCTGTTTTGGGCGAGAAGAAATCATGGCTGAATGCCGGCGACAGCATCGTATTCCGCTTCCGTTACAGCATACAGCCTGAGAACTGGTATCCTGTTTTCAAACATGCCGTGAATGATGTATACCAGTTCAATCATTTCCTGCATCTGAAACGAACCAGACAATCACTCACCAACAGGTTGCTGGGCATGCACCGCTACCTGGTGAACGACAGCTTATCCCTCTGGCGGCTGGATGACTTCAAAGGCATGACCATCGGCGCACAGGACTATCTCGGTGGCGTATACGGCTCGGATAAAGATGCCATGAAGAATGCCGATTATGGCGCCATGTGGATGCTGGGAAAGATCACGGAAGATGGAACACTGCTCACTACCCGTCTCCCCTATGCGCGTAATTTCAAACTGATGCAGCAACATACCGATACCGGCTTCTTCCATGGCGCTGCTGCAGGACAATACTATCTCCATAAATCAAATCAGTTCACTGAAGAATGGGGTGATTATTCCGAGCCGGTCGGCAGCACTTTCTACATGCTCTGCGATATCGGTAATGTATTGTTGTTTGAAAAAAATGATACTGCCCTGCGTACAGCTTTGAGAATCTCTGCAGATAAACTCCTGCAATGGATGGGCCCGAACGGACAATGGCAGGTTGCTTACGATAATAAAACACAACAGCCACTTTTCACGGACGTGCAAGACCTGCGCCCTACCTTCTATGGAATGATCGTGGCTTATCAGGTCCTCAAAGACCCAAAATACCTGGCAGCTGCAAAGCTGGGAGCAGACTGGTATATCACCAATGCTGTTGAACGCGGCCGCTTTCTCGGCACCTGCGGGGATGCACGCTTCGTACCGGATTTCGCAACCGGACAAAGCGCCCAGGCCCTGCTGGATCTTTATGATATAACAAAAGAAGAAAAATATAAAAAGGCGGCTATCGATGTAGCCACCATATATACCGCTTCCGTATATACGCATCCCGTGCCAACCACGCAACAAAAAACTGTGAATGGCATTACGCGAGAGGACTGGGAGATATCGCAGGTGGGTCTAAGCTTTGAACATGGCGGTGTGATCGGTTCGGCCAATCACCGCGGTCCGATTATGCTGGCCAGTCATGCAGGCATGTTCGTTCGCCTTTTCTCACTCACCAAAGATTCACTCTTCCTCAATATGGCCAGGGCTGCCGCACTGGGCCGCGATGCCTTCGTGGATTCAGCCACTTCCGTTGCCAGCTATTACTGGGATGTTATGAACAAGGGAGCCGGCCCATATCCACACCACGCCTGGTGGCAGATCGGCTGGATCACCGACTATCTTTTGTCTGAAGTAAGAATGCGCTCCAATGGAAAAGTGGAATTCCCGCGTGGTTTCATCACTCCCAAAGTAGGGCCGCATCAGACCTACGGATTTGCCGATGGAAAAATATACGGAAGCAATGCGTCCCTCCTGCTGAAAGAAGGCATGCTCACCATCGCAGATCCTTACACAGACTACTTTACTGCCATCGATACAAAAGGGAAAAAACTATTCCTGCTGGTGATGAACAATGATGATGAAGCCAGGAAAGTGAACATCGCACTTGATCCTGCAAAAGTGATAAAAGGGAAAAAGATAAAACTGGTAAAAACGATTGTACAATCTGATAAACACGCAACCCCATTGAACAATTCAGGGAAATGGAGCATCAGTCTCCCTCCCTACGGATTGAAAGTGATTGCCATAACTTATCGATAA
- a CDS encoding SGNH/GDSL hydrolase family protein, translating into MIRSLFMLTLILTMGCIRTLGQSDAELARISASQAGASPLFFDPFVQKIPAIEVSAFNDARELNIRNGLPNFFAKVNAGKTVTVGFIGGSITQALYGYRIQATQYIQSKWTKATFRWMNAGVSGTGTDLGACRIGDQILKHNPDLVFVEFAVNGGYNAGMEGIIRQIIRNNPATDICLIYTVLNPQAKVYLQPGAISENLQKLEKIADHYRIPSIHMGIEAAMLEAENKLVWKGDAKAIQDKIVFSGDGIHPFTEGGNLYAAAIARSFSKLASNATPAVHTLPAALIPGNWEDAKMLDPLEVAQFSKGWKKTKTQGHPALKQFNSWFPYVMEGEKPGSSFTFRFKGNMFGIFDVGGPEVGQLSVKVDGKEVKLQEVSGRGFRLYKANETTGADVLNLFNSFCNNRYRGQYDFIETEDGEHTVTITISDLKSDKEKILGEKQLKDITENPEKYDRTVLYLGKILLRGEIIK; encoded by the coding sequence ATGATCCGTTCCCTGTTTATGTTAACCCTGATCCTTACAATGGGATGTATCCGTACCCTCGGTCAATCCGATGCCGAACTTGCAAGGATTTCAGCCTCACAGGCTGGTGCATCTCCATTGTTCTTTGATCCGTTTGTACAAAAGATCCCCGCTATCGAAGTAAGCGCCTTCAATGATGCACGCGAACTCAACATCCGCAATGGCCTGCCCAATTTCTTTGCAAAGGTCAATGCCGGTAAAACCGTCACCGTTGGTTTCATCGGTGGAAGTATCACACAGGCTTTGTACGGCTATCGTATCCAGGCCACGCAATACATTCAATCGAAATGGACAAAGGCAACTTTCAGATGGATGAATGCCGGCGTTTCAGGAACGGGAACAGATCTAGGCGCCTGCCGCATAGGCGATCAGATCCTGAAACACAATCCTGACCTGGTTTTTGTGGAGTTCGCCGTAAACGGAGGTTATAATGCCGGAATGGAAGGCATCATCCGCCAGATCATCCGCAATAATCCTGCAACGGATATCTGCCTCATCTATACTGTGCTCAATCCACAGGCTAAAGTGTATCTCCAACCCGGAGCAATATCCGAAAACCTGCAAAAGCTGGAAAAAATTGCTGATCATTATCGTATCCCCTCCATTCACATGGGGATCGAAGCAGCCATGCTGGAAGCAGAAAATAAACTGGTCTGGAAAGGAGATGCAAAGGCAATTCAGGACAAAATTGTTTTCTCGGGCGATGGGATCCATCCCTTCACAGAAGGAGGTAATCTCTATGCCGCGGCCATTGCAAGAAGCTTTTCTAAATTAGCCAGCAATGCAACACCTGCTGTACATACGCTGCCAGCTGCACTGATCCCCGGCAACTGGGAAGACGCTAAAATGCTGGACCCGCTTGAAGTAGCCCAATTCAGCAAAGGCTGGAAGAAAACGAAAACACAGGGACATCCTGCACTGAAACAATTCAACTCCTGGTTCCCTTATGTAATGGAAGGCGAAAAACCAGGCAGCTCATTCACTTTCCGTTTCAAAGGAAACATGTTCGGCATCTTCGATGTGGGTGGTCCTGAAGTTGGACAACTTTCAGTAAAAGTGGACGGAAAAGAAGTGAAGCTGCAGGAAGTTTCCGGCAGGGGCTTCAGGCTTTACAAAGCCAATGAAACTACCGGCGCTGATGTACTGAACCTCTTCAATTCATTTTGCAATAACCGCTATCGCGGACAATATGATTTCATTGAAACGGAGGATGGAGAGCATACTGTAACCATCACCATATCTGATCTGAAATCCGACAAGGAAAAGATATTAGGCGAAAAACAACTCAAGGATATAACCGAAAACCCGGAGAAATACGACAGAACTGTGCTGTACCTGGGTAAGATCCTGCTGCGCGGAGAGATCATCAAATAA
- a CDS encoding beta-glucosidase yields MKRIATVVLLMSFTASYAQVYKDKNAPVESRVNDLVSRMTLEEKIDYIGGYKGFYIRGIERLGLPEIKLTDGPVGTHKDGKSTAYPASVLSAATWDTSLVYELGKQLGRDSRARGVHVLLAPGVNILRAPMGGRNFEYFTEDPFLNSRMAVAYVKGLQDEKVVATVKHFAANNQEWDRHNVSSDIDERTLHEIYLPAYKAAVLEAKAGSIMNSYNLINGVHASQHDELNNKILRDLWGFDGFVMSDWSSTYDAVGAANGGLDLEMPRARFMTKEKLLPAIQQGLVKESTIDDKVKRMLRIIFRFGFFDNVQLDKNIPLDNPDAAKASLELARGGIVLLKNKGNVLPLSSEKVKTLAVIGPNANAYISGGGSSYTFPFHSVSTLQGIQQLEKNLRTIYAPGLPTLPDMVAQSVFYTEPGSKTKGLKGEYFSNIKLSGTPAKIAVDTIVSINNGWHIAAENQGIPFDHCSMRWTGVVRPDKTSGYRFTVRGFDGFRLYVDTALVINEWRDQGITTREAVVQMEAGKEYNVRLEYFANVHPVDISFAWREDKLLFEDAINAASGADAAIVCIGFNESSERESNDRTFALPQFQDSLIQSIAKANPNTIVLLNAGGNVDMQKWISKIPALVHIWYAGQEGGTAIAEILFGKTNPSGKLPVSFEKKWEDNPAFNYYYDPANTKRVAYKEGIFMGYRHYDRSAVKPMFPFGFGLSYTSFKYNGLTVKNETGASNPKVQVQFTLTNTGKADGAEVAQVYIRPLNAKVPRPYKELKAFSKTFLKKGEKKTISLTLDANAFQYYSTEKHGFVHDAGDYEIIVAASAEDIKLRKTIRIQ; encoded by the coding sequence ATGAAGCGGATAGCTACTGTTGTTCTGTTGATGTCTTTTACGGCATCCTATGCACAAGTGTACAAGGATAAAAATGCACCGGTGGAATCGCGTGTAAATGACCTGGTCTCCAGAATGACCCTGGAGGAAAAGATCGATTATATCGGAGGCTACAAAGGATTCTATATTCGTGGTATCGAAAGGCTGGGACTGCCGGAGATCAAACTCACAGACGGCCCAGTGGGCACGCACAAAGACGGAAAGTCCACCGCCTACCCTGCCAGTGTTTTATCAGCCGCTACCTGGGACACATCATTGGTATATGAATTGGGTAAGCAACTGGGACGTGACTCCAGGGCCCGCGGCGTGCATGTATTGCTGGCCCCCGGTGTGAACATCCTGCGCGCTCCCATGGGAGGCAGGAACTTTGAATATTTCACTGAAGATCCATTCCTCAATTCCCGTATGGCCGTTGCCTATGTAAAAGGATTACAGGATGAGAAAGTAGTAGCCACTGTAAAACATTTTGCAGCCAACAACCAGGAATGGGACAGGCACAATGTAAGCAGCGATATCGATGAACGCACTTTACATGAGATCTACCTCCCCGCTTATAAAGCAGCTGTACTGGAAGCCAAAGCCGGCTCCATCATGAACAGCTATAACCTCATCAATGGCGTACACGCTTCTCAGCATGATGAACTTAATAATAAGATCCTGAGGGATCTGTGGGGCTTCGATGGTTTTGTGATGAGCGACTGGTCATCCACTTACGATGCCGTAGGCGCTGCCAATGGCGGACTTGACCTGGAAATGCCGCGCGCGCGATTCATGACCAAAGAGAAACTGCTCCCCGCTATTCAACAGGGACTGGTAAAGGAATCCACCATTGATGATAAAGTGAAAAGGATGCTCCGCATCATTTTCCGTTTCGGTTTCTTCGATAATGTACAACTGGACAAAAATATTCCCCTCGATAATCCCGATGCAGCCAAAGCCTCTCTGGAACTGGCCCGCGGAGGCATCGTACTCCTGAAGAACAAAGGGAATGTACTTCCTTTGAGCAGTGAAAAAGTGAAAACCCTGGCTGTGATCGGACCCAATGCCAACGCCTATATTTCCGGCGGAGGCAGCTCTTACACTTTTCCCTTTCACTCAGTTTCCACCTTACAGGGAATTCAGCAATTAGAAAAAAATTTAAGAACGATCTATGCACCCGGTTTGCCTACACTACCTGATATGGTGGCGCAATCCGTTTTCTATACCGAGCCAGGCAGTAAAACAAAAGGACTGAAAGGCGAATACTTCAGCAATATCAAACTGAGCGGTACTCCTGCAAAAATTGCTGTTGACACCATCGTCAGCATCAACAATGGATGGCATATCGCGGCAGAAAACCAGGGCATTCCTTTCGATCATTGCTCCATGCGCTGGACCGGGGTGGTTAGACCAGACAAAACAAGCGGCTATCGATTCACTGTTCGTGGTTTCGATGGCTTCAGGCTCTATGTAGACACCGCCCTCGTGATAAATGAATGGAGAGACCAGGGCATTACCACCCGCGAAGCAGTTGTGCAGATGGAAGCCGGAAAAGAATACAATGTACGCCTGGAATACTTTGCCAACGTGCATCCCGTGGATATCAGCTTTGCCTGGCGGGAAGACAAACTGCTCTTCGAAGACGCCATCAATGCAGCATCAGGAGCGGATGCCGCCATCGTGTGCATCGGCTTCAATGAAAGCAGTGAGCGCGAAAGCAACGACAGAACATTCGCACTCCCTCAATTCCAGGACAGTCTCATTCAATCTATCGCCAAAGCAAACCCCAATACCATCGTACTGCTGAATGCAGGTGGAAATGTGGACATGCAAAAATGGATTTCCAAAATCCCTGCACTTGTGCATATCTGGTATGCCGGACAGGAAGGAGGTACCGCCATTGCAGAGATCCTGTTCGGGAAAACAAATCCCAGCGGCAAACTTCCGGTAAGCTTCGAGAAGAAATGGGAAGACAATCCTGCATTCAATTACTATTATGATCCTGCCAACACCAAACGTGTGGCATATAAGGAAGGGATTTTCATGGGCTATCGGCACTACGACCGCAGTGCTGTGAAACCAATGTTCCCATTTGGTTTCGGCCTCTCCTACACCAGTTTCAAATACAATGGACTGACTGTAAAAAATGAAACTGGTGCATCTAACCCCAAAGTACAGGTGCAATTCACTCTTACCAATACAGGAAAAGCCGATGGCGCAGAAGTGGCGCAGGTATACATACGGCCCCTGAATGCGAAAGTGCCCCGTCCCTACAAGGAACTGAAGGCTTTCTCCAAAACATTCCTGAAAAAAGGAGAAAAGAAGACGATCAGTCTCACGCTGGATGCAAATGCATTCCAGTATTACAGCACAGAGAAACACGGATTTGTGCACGATGCAGGCGATTATGAGATCATCGTGGCGGCTTCTGCGGAGGACATCAAACTGAGAAAGACGATTCGTATCCAATAG
- a CDS encoding FAD-dependent oxidoreductase: MIFSEGGEKRALALEQLETELVIVGGGVSGVCAAITAARRGVKVVLLQDRPVLGGNASSEVRLWMLGATSHMGNNNRWAREGGVVDELMVENMYRNKEGNPLIFDTVMLDMVKSEPNITLLLNTAVYHLEKSTADEISAVKAFCSQNSTEYFVKAPLFVDASGDGIVGFLAGAAFRMGAESKDEFGEKFAPSKEYGELLGHSLYFYSKDAGRPVKFVPPSYALQDITTIPRFKNFNTREYGCKLWWLEYGGRLDTVHDTEKIKWELWKVAYGAWNYIKNSGNFPEAENLTLEWVGTIPGKRESRRFEGEYMLKQQDIVEQRHHDDAVAFGGWSIDLHPADGVFSEKPGCNQWHSKGLYQIPYRSLYSRNIKNLFLAGRIISATHVAFGSSRVMATAAHAAQAVAMAAVICLDKKVWPAEIYHKQYIGTLQTELLKSGHHIPGLLLNDGKELVKQATITASSELVLKELPESKLLKSLETAVAQMVPLKAGKVQDFIFHAEGNAATQLEVELRISSKPFNHTPDVTLERKTIPIHPGRNCINISFDAVMQEQAYAFITFLKNPDIQLHFSTKRVTGVLSVFNSINKAVSNYGKQTPPEDLGVDEFEFWCPKRRPDGENIAFKYPSGIDLFRAVNIANGIDRPVASPNAWVADFNDPNPNLTISWNEKKQISSIDLLFDTDYDHPMESVLMGHPEDVMPFCVRNYTVKDEQGNIIYQQKENYQTMNKIRLPQPLSTSSLTIEVEHPSADVPAAIFSVRCY; the protein is encoded by the coding sequence ATGATTTTTAGCGAAGGCGGAGAAAAGAGAGCGCTGGCTTTAGAACAACTGGAAACAGAGCTGGTGATCGTAGGCGGCGGCGTGTCCGGCGTTTGCGCAGCCATCACGGCGGCCCGGAGAGGCGTAAAAGTGGTTTTGCTGCAAGACAGGCCTGTGCTCGGCGGTAATGCCAGCAGTGAAGTTCGTTTGTGGATGCTTGGGGCAACCTCACATATGGGAAATAACAACAGGTGGGCGCGCGAAGGTGGTGTGGTGGATGAACTGATGGTGGAGAATATGTACCGCAACAAAGAAGGCAATCCCCTCATTTTCGATACAGTGATGCTGGACATGGTGAAATCTGAACCCAATATCACACTCTTACTGAACACAGCAGTATATCACCTTGAAAAATCCACTGCAGATGAGATCAGCGCGGTGAAAGCCTTTTGCAGCCAGAACTCTACCGAGTACTTTGTAAAGGCGCCACTCTTTGTGGATGCATCAGGAGACGGCATCGTAGGTTTTCTCGCCGGCGCAGCCTTCAGAATGGGCGCAGAAAGCAAAGATGAATTCGGAGAGAAATTCGCACCATCGAAAGAATACGGAGAACTGCTGGGACATAGCCTGTATTTCTACAGCAAGGATGCAGGCAGGCCCGTTAAATTTGTTCCTCCCTCCTATGCATTGCAGGACATTACCACTATTCCAAGATTCAAAAATTTCAATACCCGGGAATACGGTTGTAAACTCTGGTGGCTGGAATACGGTGGCCGTTTGGATACCGTACATGATACAGAAAAGATAAAATGGGAATTATGGAAAGTTGCATACGGGGCCTGGAATTATATCAAGAACTCCGGCAATTTTCCTGAAGCGGAAAACCTTACACTGGAATGGGTGGGAACTATCCCGGGAAAAAGAGAAAGCCGCCGTTTCGAAGGCGAGTATATGCTGAAACAGCAGGACATCGTGGAGCAGCGCCACCATGATGATGCAGTGGCATTCGGTGGCTGGAGCATCGATCTCCATCCTGCCGATGGTGTTTTCAGTGAAAAGCCCGGCTGCAATCAATGGCATAGTAAAGGACTCTACCAGATCCCTTACCGTTCCCTTTACAGCAGGAATATCAAAAACCTTTTCCTGGCAGGAAGGATCATCAGTGCCACGCATGTGGCATTTGGATCTTCACGCGTAATGGCCACCGCTGCACATGCCGCACAGGCAGTTGCAATGGCGGCAGTTATTTGCCTCGATAAAAAAGTCTGGCCGGCAGAGATCTATCACAAGCAATATATCGGCACTTTACAAACTGAATTGCTAAAATCTGGTCATCATATTCCCGGGCTGCTCCTGAACGACGGGAAGGAACTGGTGAAACAAGCCACCATCACGGCTTCCAGTGAACTTGTATTGAAAGAGCTCCCTGAATCCAAATTGCTGAAAAGCCTTGAAACTGCTGTGGCGCAGATGGTGCCGCTCAAAGCAGGCAAAGTGCAGGATTTCATTTTCCATGCTGAAGGAAATGCAGCCACGCAACTGGAAGTGGAATTGCGCATCAGCAGCAAACCGTTCAATCATACTCCAGACGTAACACTGGAAAGGAAGACCATACCAATCCATCCCGGAAGGAACTGTATCAATATCAGTTTTGATGCAGTGATGCAGGAGCAGGCTTATGCCTTCATCACTTTCCTGAAGAATCCGGATATACAATTACATTTTTCCACTAAACGTGTAACAGGTGTATTGTCCGTTTTCAATTCCATCAACAAGGCTGTATCGAATTATGGAAAACAAACACCGCCTGAAGACCTGGGTGTGGATGAATTCGAATTCTGGTGCCCCAAAAGAAGACCTGATGGAGAGAACATCGCGTTCAAATATCCTTCCGGCATCGATTTGTTCCGCGCCGTCAATATTGCCAATGGCATCGACAGGCCGGTAGCATCACCCAATGCCTGGGTAGCGGATTTCAATGATCCCAATCCGAATCTGACCATCAGCTGGAACGAGAAAAAACAAATATCCTCAATCGATCTGTTGTTCGATACGGATTATGATCATCCAATGGAATCCGTACTGATGGGCCATCCTGAGGATGTTATGCCTTTCTGCGTGAGAAACTACACAGTGAAAGACGAACAGGGAAATATCATCTATCAGCAAAAAGAGAATTATCAAACAATGAACAAAATCAGGTTGCCACAGCCGCTGTCAACCAGCAGTCTCACCATTGAAGTGGAACATCCTTCAGCCGATGTTCCTGCTGCAATTTTTTCCGTGAGATGTTATTAG